In the genome of Cryptomeria japonica chromosome 8, Sugi_1.0, whole genome shotgun sequence, one region contains:
- the LOC131057084 gene encoding early light-induced protein 1, chloroplastic-like, translating into MAAMASMMMKAPAALNCGAVKTNSHISRLPNSSLQVKCMAAKVCYFAVVRLAILLFILMKLWLMRFIWYVNQDPKETSTKVSTKFGDLFAFSGPAPEIINGRAAMLGFVSAIAVEVASGRDLLSQVNSGGLSWFALTAGLMTVGTLVPLFNGISRESTSQPIFSSTAEMWNGRFAMLGLLALAFTEYVKGGPLV; encoded by the exons ATGGCGGCCATggcttcaatgatgatgaaagcaCCCGCAGCACTTAACTGCGGGGCAGTCAAAACGAATAGTCATATCAGTAGATTGCCCAACAGTAGCCTCCAAGTCAAGTGCATGGCTGCAAAGGTTTGCTATTTTGCTGTTGTTCGTTTAGCTATTTTGCTCTTTATTCTTATGAAGCTTTGGCTAATGCGTTTTATTTGGTACGTGAATCAGGATCCAAAGGAAACGTCTACCAAG GTGAGCACGAAATTTGGCGACCTGTTTGCGTTCTCAGGGCCTGCGCCGGAGATCATCAATGGAAGGGCGGCTATGTTGGGGTTCGTATCGGCCATTGCAGTGGAGGTGGCCAGCGGAAGAGATTTGCTGTCGCAGGTGAATAGTGGAGGACTGTCGTGGTTTGCGTTAACTGCAGGATTAATGACGGTGGGGACACTGGTGCCCCTGTTCAATGGAATATCGAGGGAGAGCACGTCGCAGCCAATATTTTCATCCACAGCAGAAATGTGGAATGGGCGCTTTGCTATGCTCGGCCTCCTCGCATTGGCTTTCACTGAATACGTCAAGGGTGGACCGCTTGTATAA